The following proteins are encoded in a genomic region of Pseudodesulfovibrio mercurii:
- the metW gene encoding methionine biosynthesis protein MetW, with protein MRFDLQVIASWIEPGSRVLDLGCRTGSLLAHLAEQKATLGTGIEIDEEAAGRAIAKGLSVIHGDIYEEIEDYPDNAFDYVILSQALMQVLDPETLIREMLRVGKLGIVSFPNFTHYRNRLQMLFTGRAPMSKELPYEWYNTPNIRVIPIIDFRRFCKHLGVPIVKEVAISTHHHDEQGKVITFLPNLFATFGIFMLGQGK; from the coding sequence ATGAGATTCGACCTCCAAGTCATCGCCTCCTGGATCGAACCCGGCAGCCGCGTCCTCGACCTCGGCTGCCGCACCGGCTCGCTGCTGGCCCACCTCGCCGAACAAAAGGCCACCCTCGGCACCGGCATCGAAATCGACGAGGAGGCCGCGGGCCGCGCCATCGCCAAGGGGTTGTCCGTCATCCACGGCGACATCTACGAGGAGATCGAAGACTACCCGGACAACGCCTTCGACTACGTCATCCTCTCCCAGGCCCTCATGCAGGTCCTCGACCCCGAAACCCTCATCCGAGAAATGCTCCGCGTCGGCAAGCTCGGCATCGTCTCCTTCCCCAACTTCACCCACTACAGAAACCGGCTCCAGATGCTCTTCACCGGACGCGCCCCCATGTCCAAGGAACTGCCCTACGAGTGGTACAACACCCCGAACATCCGGGTCATCCCCATCATCGACTTCCGCCGCTTCTGCAAACACCTCGGCGTGCCCATCGTCAAGGAAGTCGCCATCTCCACACACCACCACGACGAACAGGGCAAGGTCATCACCTTCCTCCCCAACCTCTTCGCCACCTTCGGCATCTTCATGCTCGGACAGGGCAAATAG
- the metX gene encoding homoserine O-acetyltransferase MetX produces the protein MSEYIEQIETGESVGLVEKRYFTFGGDEPMVLESGRSLGPVTLAYETCGALNADRTNAILVCHALTGDSHVAGFYDANDPKPGWWDLMVGPGKPIDTDKYFVICSNVIGGCMGSTGPMSENPATGRPYGASFPVVTIGDMVRAQRRLVDSLGIDTLLAVVGGSVGGMQVLEWSVRYPHRVHAAIPLATTVKHSAQAIAFNEVARQAIMADPNWNRGDYYESAKPEHGLAVARMVGHITYLSDESMRHKFDRRLQDRVELSFDFEADFQVESYLRYQGNKFVDRFDANSFLYLTKAADYFNLENHYGDGSLVAAFSRASCRYLVVSFTSDWLYPTYQSKTMVKAMKKNSLDVSFCEIEAPWGHDAFLLPNTRLSDLLSGFLNKICLHCRIGDAS, from the coding sequence ATGAGCGAATATATCGAGCAGATCGAGACCGGCGAGTCCGTGGGACTGGTCGAGAAACGGTACTTCACCTTCGGCGGGGACGAGCCCATGGTCCTCGAGTCCGGGCGCAGCCTCGGGCCCGTCACCCTGGCCTATGAGACCTGCGGCGCCCTCAACGCCGACAGGACCAACGCCATCCTGGTCTGCCACGCCCTGACCGGCGACTCGCACGTGGCCGGGTTCTACGACGCAAACGACCCCAAGCCCGGCTGGTGGGACCTCATGGTCGGGCCGGGCAAGCCCATCGACACCGACAAGTATTTCGTCATCTGCTCCAACGTCATCGGCGGCTGCATGGGCTCCACCGGACCCATGTCCGAAAATCCCGCCACCGGCCGCCCCTACGGCGCGTCCTTCCCGGTGGTCACCATCGGCGACATGGTTCGCGCCCAGCGCCGACTCGTCGATTCCCTCGGCATCGACACCCTGCTCGCCGTGGTCGGCGGGTCCGTGGGCGGCATGCAGGTCCTGGAATGGTCCGTGCGCTACCCCCACCGCGTCCACGCCGCCATCCCCCTGGCCACCACCGTCAAGCACTCGGCCCAGGCCATCGCCTTCAACGAGGTCGCCCGCCAGGCCATCATGGCCGACCCCAACTGGAACCGGGGCGACTACTACGAATCCGCCAAACCCGAACACGGCCTGGCCGTGGCCCGCATGGTCGGGCACATCACCTACCTGTCCGACGAGTCCATGCGCCACAAGTTCGACCGCCGGCTCCAGGACCGCGTGGAGCTCTCCTTTGACTTCGAAGCCGACTTCCAGGTGGAATCCTACCTGCGCTACCAGGGCAACAAGTTCGTCGACCGCTTCGACGCCAACTCCTTCCTCTACCTGACCAAGGCCGCCGACTACTTCAACCTCGAAAACCACTACGGCGACGGCTCCCTGGTGGCCGCCTTCTCCCGCGCCTCCTGCCGCTACCTGGTCGTCTCCTTCACCTCGGACTGGCTCTACCCCACCTACCAGTCCAAGACCATGGTCAAGGCCATGAAGAAAAACAGCCTCGACGTCTCCTTCTGCGAAATCGAAGCCCCCTGGGGACACGACGCCTTCCTGCTCCCCAATACCCGCCTCAGCGACCTGCTCTCCGGCTTCCTGAACAAGATCTGCCTGCACTGCCGCATCGGAGACGCCTCATGA
- the rocD gene encoding ornithine--oxo-acid transaminase yields the protein MTTATARNAMQSDRYILLEDEYGAHNYKPLDVVIERGRGIWVWDVDGNRYLDCLSAYSAVNQGHCHPKIRQALVDQAERLTLTSRAFRNDQLGPLYKELCDLTNSHKVLPMNSGAEAVETAIKAVRKWGYQVKGVPENRAEIIVCRNNFHGRTISIISFSTDPVSTTGFGPFTPGFKIIDFGDARALEEAITPNTVAFLVEPIQGEAGVIIPPTGYLKDVRRICTEAGIVLILDEIQTGLGRTGKLLAEQHEDIEADLTLIGKALSGGFYPVSAVLSNTEVLGVLKPGEHGSTFGGNPLACAVARAALKVLTEEHLVENARLMGDYFLHGLQQIHNPKIREVRGRGLLIGVEFHPDAGGARHYCEQLKEAGLLCKETHQTIIRFAPPLVITRDDIDWALERIAPVLSR from the coding sequence ATGACAACCGCAACCGCGAGGAACGCCATGCAATCGGACCGCTACATCCTGCTCGAAGACGAATACGGCGCCCACAACTACAAGCCGCTCGACGTGGTCATCGAACGCGGCCGGGGCATCTGGGTCTGGGACGTGGACGGCAACAGGTACCTGGACTGCCTGTCCGCCTACTCCGCCGTGAACCAGGGCCACTGCCACCCGAAAATCCGCCAGGCCCTCGTCGATCAGGCCGAAAGACTGACCCTGACCTCGCGCGCCTTCCGCAACGACCAGCTCGGTCCGCTCTACAAGGAACTGTGCGACCTGACCAATTCCCACAAGGTCCTGCCCATGAACTCCGGGGCCGAGGCCGTGGAGACCGCCATCAAGGCCGTGCGCAAATGGGGATACCAGGTCAAGGGCGTGCCCGAAAACCGGGCCGAGATCATCGTCTGCCGCAACAACTTCCACGGCCGGACCATCTCCATCATCTCCTTCTCCACCGACCCCGTGTCCACCACCGGCTTCGGCCCGTTCACCCCGGGCTTCAAGATCATCGACTTCGGCGACGCCCGGGCCCTCGAAGAGGCCATCACCCCCAATACCGTGGCCTTCCTCGTGGAACCCATCCAGGGCGAGGCGGGCGTCATCATCCCGCCGACCGGCTATCTCAAGGACGTCCGCCGCATCTGCACCGAAGCGGGCATCGTCCTCATCCTCGACGAAATCCAGACCGGCCTGGGCCGCACCGGCAAGCTCCTCGCCGAACAACACGAGGACATCGAGGCCGACCTGACCCTCATCGGCAAGGCCCTGTCCGGCGGCTTCTACCCGGTCTCCGCCGTGCTCTCCAATACCGAGGTCCTCGGCGTGCTCAAGCCCGGCGAACACGGCTCCACCTTCGGCGGCAACCCGCTGGCCTGCGCCGTGGCCCGCGCCGCCCTCAAGGTCCTGACCGAAGAACACCTCGTCGAAAACGCCCGCCTCATGGGCGACTACTTCCTCCACGGCCTGCAACAAATCCATAACCCCAAGATCAGAGAGGTCCGGGGACGCGGCCTGCTCATCGGCGTCGAATTCCACCCCGACGCGGGCGGCGCGCGGCACTACTGCGAACAACTCAAGGAGGCTGGCCTGCTCTGCAAGGAAACACACCAGACCATCATCCGCTTCGCCCCCCCGCTCGTCATCACCAGGGACGACATCGACTGGGCCCTGGAACGGATCGCGCCGGTGTTGAGCAGGTAG